The Sinomicrobium kalidii genome contains a region encoding:
- a CDS encoding polyprenyl synthetase family protein produces the protein MFAISRYQEAFLDYLKTYPFKKEPEGLYAPVHYILNLGGKRLRPVLTLLTTDIFSGDYKKALDAALAVEVFHNFTLVHDDIMDDAPLRRGMSTVHEKWDVNTGILSGDVMLVLSYTLFGEYDPGLQAKLIGLFNKTAKEVCEGQQYDLDFETRNDVTLPEYLKMIEYKTAVLVGAAMQMGAFIAEADDKEASAVYDFGVNLGIAFQLQDDYLDAFGDEKTFGKQIGGDIAENKKTFLYLKALENLNGEDSGLLQNLYDLTPADTEEKIKTVKDLFVSSGATGLIREEIKHYTEKAFKSITSLSVAEEKKQVLLEFGEKLMSREV, from the coding sequence ATGTTCGCCATTTCCCGATATCAGGAAGCATTCCTGGATTACCTGAAAACCTATCCTTTTAAGAAGGAACCGGAGGGTTTATATGCCCCGGTACATTATATCCTGAACCTTGGGGGGAAACGCCTGCGCCCGGTCCTTACCCTCCTGACCACCGATATTTTCAGCGGAGACTACAAAAAAGCGCTGGATGCTGCCCTGGCCGTAGAGGTCTTTCACAATTTTACCCTGGTGCACGACGATATCATGGACGATGCCCCGCTGCGGAGAGGGATGTCTACCGTGCATGAAAAATGGGATGTCAATACGGGGATATTGTCCGGTGACGTAATGCTCGTTTTGAGTTACACGCTTTTTGGGGAGTATGATCCCGGCCTTCAGGCCAAACTGATCGGTCTTTTTAACAAAACGGCGAAGGAGGTATGTGAGGGACAGCAATACGATCTGGATTTTGAAACGCGTAATGACGTTACCCTGCCGGAATACCTTAAAATGATAGAATACAAAACGGCCGTGCTGGTCGGTGCGGCAATGCAGATGGGAGCTTTTATTGCAGAAGCGGATGACAAAGAAGCGTCTGCAGTTTATGATTTCGGAGTGAACCTCGGTATAGCGTTCCAGTTACAGGACGATTATCTCGATGCTTTCGGGGATGAAAAGACCTTCGGAAAACAGATAGGTGGGGACATTGCGGAAAACAAGAAGACCTTTTTGTACCTGAAGGCTCTGGAAAATCTTAATGGAGAAGATTCCGGGCTGTTACAAAACCTGTATGACCTTACGCCTGCGGATACGGAAGAAAAAATAAAAACGGTGAAAGACCTTTTTGTGTCCAGCGGGGCTACCGGGCTCATCCGGGAAGAAATTAAACACTACACGGAAAAAGCGTTCAAAAGTATAACATCCCTGTCTGTTGCGGAAGAAAAAAAACAGGTATTGCTGGAATTCGGGGAAAAACTAATGAGCAGGGAAGTGTAG
- a CDS encoding metal-dependent transcriptional regulator, with product MTLSEENYLKAIYHLSRDAREAVSTNAISDVMETKASSVTDMVKKLSEKKLVKYKKYQGVTLTEEGRQYAVSVIRKHRLWEVFLLEKLNFSWDEVHDVAEQLEHIKSDKLIEELDVFLDYPTVDPHGDPIPDKHGNIQPSSKVLLSTLKQNEKGVCVGVKNSSKEFLRYLDKLKISLGDELTVMSKEPFDNSMLIRINDTKINVSSLTATNLYVKKM from the coding sequence ATGACTTTATCGGAAGAGAATTATCTGAAAGCCATATATCACCTGAGCAGGGATGCCAGGGAAGCGGTATCAACCAACGCCATATCCGATGTTATGGAGACCAAGGCTTCTTCTGTAACGGACATGGTGAAGAAATTATCGGAAAAGAAATTGGTGAAATATAAAAAATACCAGGGGGTAACGCTCACCGAAGAAGGAAGGCAATATGCAGTGAGTGTTATCCGTAAGCACCGTTTGTGGGAGGTTTTTTTGCTGGAAAAACTCAATTTTTCATGGGATGAAGTGCACGATGTAGCGGAACAACTGGAACACATAAAATCGGACAAACTGATCGAGGAACTGGATGTGTTCCTGGATTATCCCACGGTAGACCCTCACGGTGACCCCATACCGGATAAACACGGCAATATACAGCCTTCGTCGAAGGTACTGCTTTCTACCTTAAAACAAAACGAAAAGGGTGTGTGTGTAGGAGTTAAAAATTCCTCGAAAGAATTTCTCCGGTATCTGGACAAGCTCAAAATCTCCCTCGGGGATGAACTGACCGTTATGTCTAAGGAACCCTTTGATAATTCCATGCTGATACGTATTAATGATACCAAAATAAACGTGTCGTCGTTGACGGCTACGAATCTCTATGTAAAAAAGATGTAA
- a CDS encoding TetR/AcrR family transcriptional regulator translates to MKEQIIEKATEMFLNIGFKSVTMDDISAEMGISKKTVYQFFRNKSDLVGHCCKHILNIIAKDIEEVESWTLNPIEEMYEARKVLLRRLKNEKTSPVYQLQKYYPKIFESLRKERFDMMDGCVVNNLKKGMEQGYYRDNLDVEVISKIYHNGVTGLKEKDMFWPQHYTVPYLMNVFLEYHVRAIATPKGIDTLNEILVKERNKSAIPPQTKEENGR, encoded by the coding sequence ATGAAGGAACAAATCATAGAAAAAGCAACTGAAATGTTCTTAAACATCGGTTTTAAGAGCGTTACCATGGATGATATTTCTGCCGAAATGGGAATATCAAAAAAGACCGTATATCAATTTTTCAGGAATAAATCGGACCTGGTTGGGCATTGTTGTAAACATATTCTCAACATTATAGCAAAAGATATCGAAGAAGTTGAGAGCTGGACGCTCAACCCCATAGAAGAAATGTACGAGGCCCGGAAAGTTTTGCTCAGAAGGCTTAAAAATGAAAAAACATCTCCGGTTTATCAGCTTCAGAAATACTATCCGAAAATATTCGAGTCCCTGCGGAAAGAAAGGTTTGACATGATGGACGGCTGTGTTGTCAACAACCTGAAGAAAGGGATGGAGCAAGGTTATTACAGGGACAACCTTGATGTGGAAGTCATATCCAAGATATATCACAACGGGGTTACGGGACTCAAGGAAAAGGACATGTTCTGGCCCCAGCACTATACCGTCCCTTACCTGATGAATGTTTTTCTGGAATATCATGTCAGGGCCATCGCCACACCCAAGGGCATCGACACCCTGAACGAAATACTGGTAAAAGAGCGAAACAAAAGCGCTATACCCCCACAAACAAAAGAAGAAAATGGCCGTTAA
- a CDS encoding TolC family protein, with the protein MKNILPILTLLFSVALTAQEKMSFSLDEAIRFALEHNRTVLNAENDIEIAKKEKWETTSTGLPQIDVAVDYQHNLKQQLSLIPAEIFGGEPGTFEEVAFGTKQNVSAVATLRQKIFDGSYIVGLQSAKVYLEISKNAKHKTDLDIKKAVIDAYGNVLLAEENIDILEKNKEILEKNVYETQKTFENGLEEEESVEQLQITLAGVESNLQNNIRLREIAYKMFNITIGAEIDTEVNLTDDLDELAVKNTVPGLAEQSFSIANNIDYKIAANNKRSQELLLKYEKSKALPTLDAFINGGYQAYSNSFTFLESDQQWLGSSLIGVSLNVPIFSSLGRSAATQRMKVELEKAKNNLKETEQQLHLELQQARSDYQFALEQYRNKKKSLELAERIEHKNQVKFSEGMATSFELRQAQEQLYTAQQEYLQSMLDIINTKTELEIVLHNVNE; encoded by the coding sequence ATGAAAAACATACTCCCAATACTAACGCTTTTATTTTCCGTAGCCCTCACGGCACAGGAAAAAATGAGTTTTTCGCTTGACGAGGCCATCCGGTTTGCCCTGGAGCACAACAGGACCGTGCTCAATGCGGAAAACGATATTGAGATCGCTAAAAAGGAAAAGTGGGAAACCACTTCCACAGGACTGCCTCAGATAGATGTAGCGGTCGATTATCAGCACAACCTAAAGCAACAGTTATCCCTGATCCCCGCTGAAATCTTCGGAGGCGAGCCGGGAACTTTCGAAGAAGTGGCTTTTGGTACCAAACAAAATGTAAGTGCCGTTGCCACATTAAGGCAAAAAATATTTGACGGTTCATATATTGTCGGTCTGCAATCGGCCAAAGTATACCTCGAAATATCCAAAAATGCCAAGCACAAGACCGATCTCGATATAAAAAAGGCCGTGATCGATGCCTATGGCAACGTTCTGCTCGCCGAAGAAAACATAGATATCCTGGAAAAAAACAAGGAGATCCTGGAAAAAAACGTATACGAAACTCAAAAGACCTTCGAAAACGGACTGGAAGAAGAAGAAAGTGTAGAGCAATTACAGATCACATTAGCAGGAGTGGAAAGTAATTTGCAGAACAATATAAGACTGAGGGAAATTGCTTATAAAATGTTCAATATTACCATCGGGGCCGAAATAGACACAGAGGTAAACCTTACCGATGACCTGGACGAACTTGCGGTTAAAAATACAGTTCCCGGTCTGGCAGAACAATCATTTTCCATAGCGAACAATATCGACTACAAAATAGCGGCCAACAACAAACGATCGCAGGAACTTTTGTTGAAATACGAGAAAAGCAAGGCCCTGCCCACACTCGATGCTTTTATAAACGGGGGCTACCAGGCATATAGTAATTCTTTCACCTTCCTGGAAAGCGACCAGCAATGGCTCGGAAGTTCTTTAATCGGCGTCAGCCTTAATGTCCCCATATTCAGTTCCCTGGGACGAAGTGCGGCCACCCAGCGGATGAAAGTGGAACTTGAGAAAGCCAAAAACAACCTGAAAGAAACCGAACAACAGCTTCACCTCGAATTGCAACAGGCAAGAAGCGATTACCAGTTTGCCCTGGAGCAATACCGGAACAAGAAAAAAAGCCTGGAACTGGCCGAACGCATAGAACACAAGAACCAGGTGAAATTTTCGGAAGGAATGGCTACCAGCTTCGAGTTGAGACAGGCACAGGAACAGCTATATACTGCCCAGCAGGAGTATTTACAGTCCATGCTGGACATTATCAATACAAAAACCGAACTGGAAATCGTGTTACACAATGTCAACGAATAA
- a CDS encoding winged helix DNA-binding domain-containing protein — protein MPPTDIPAARLFSQHLTKKKNTTIKDLVSYMGAMQAQNPNMIKWALGVRLPEITEKTVDEAINRGDIIRTHLLRPTWHMVAADDLRWILRLTAPHIKTSLRSRLKQLGLTEDILKKSRRIMEKVLENGKHLTRPELVAELRKGGIPTEDNRSSHLLIRAELDEIICSGALRGKQPTYALLDERVPATVTPNREESLAELATRYFTSHCPAGLPDFIWWSGLPVKDARRAVEMIRPDFNIEKTGTEEYLFPDNFSFKNITGESVHILPAYDEFLISYKNRTASLPPKHHHKAVSNNGIFHPVITLNGKVIGTWKRAVKKDTVSIETRYLDHKGKEPTSQTAKAFTRFSRFLGKELEGEF, from the coding sequence ATGCCCCCTACCGACATTCCTGCCGCCCGGCTGTTCAGCCAGCACCTTACAAAAAAGAAAAACACGACCATAAAAGACCTTGTAAGCTACATGGGAGCCATGCAGGCCCAGAACCCCAACATGATAAAATGGGCGTTGGGTGTCCGCTTACCGGAAATCACCGAAAAAACGGTTGACGAAGCCATCAATCGGGGAGATATTATCCGCACGCATTTGCTGCGACCTACATGGCACATGGTAGCGGCAGACGACCTGAGGTGGATATTGAGACTTACGGCTCCGCATATAAAAACTTCACTCCGTTCCAGGTTGAAGCAACTCGGGCTCACGGAAGATATTTTAAAAAAGAGCCGCCGTATCATGGAAAAGGTACTGGAAAACGGAAAACACCTTACGCGTCCGGAACTCGTCGCCGAACTCCGGAAAGGCGGTATCCCGACGGAAGACAACCGTTCCTCCCACCTGCTTATACGCGCTGAACTGGACGAAATAATATGCAGCGGGGCACTCCGGGGTAAACAACCCACTTATGCCCTGCTGGACGAACGGGTGCCTGCTACTGTCACCCCAAACCGGGAAGAATCCCTCGCTGAACTGGCCACAAGATATTTTACCAGTCATTGTCCGGCCGGCCTCCCGGATTTTATCTGGTGGTCCGGACTGCCCGTTAAAGATGCCAGAAGGGCCGTGGAAATGATCAGACCGGATTTTAACATTGAAAAAACCGGAACAGAAGAATACCTGTTCCCCGATAATTTTTCCTTTAAAAATATTACAGGGGAATCCGTCCATATATTGCCCGCTTATGATGAATTCCTTATCAGTTATAAAAACAGGACCGCCTCCCTCCCTCCGAAGCACCACCACAAAGCGGTGTCCAATAACGGTATTTTCCATCCTGTGATCACCTTAAACGGCAAAGTGATCGGCACCTGGAAACGCGCTGTAAAAAAAGATACGGTTTCCATTGAAACCCGATACCTGGACCATAAGGGAAAAGAACCGACATCCCAAACCGCAAAAGCTTTTACACGGTTCAGCCGGTTCCTGGGCAAAGAACTTGAGGGGGAATTCTGA
- a CDS encoding TonB-dependent receptor, with amino-acid sequence MKFNYIFIILLSINLCRAGVHNEAVKGTITHEGSPLSYVSVYLEGTKGGTTTDDTGRYELKAPPGKHVIVAQALGYKTIKKEITLNEHQILTVNFELQEDVLGLDQVVVSASRNRQNRKEAPVIVSVTNDKVLQATQSVSLSEGLNFQPGLRMETNCQNCGYSQVRINGLNGAYSQILINSKPTFSALNGVYGLDQIPANIIDRIEVVRGGGSALYGSNAIAGTINIITKEPTENSFQAGSNLAFIEGESPDRAVTLNGTLVSDNYKSGITLYGLYRDRDPHDVDGDGFTEITTMQNNTFGFNSFYKTSERSKLSLDFYTINEFRRGGNNLSLQPYESDITEQIESDVVSGGLTYEAYGANLRDKFSVYATTQQSKNKNFYGGKGETLEESTRGFGHSKDVTWVFGSQYSRHMDKFLGGEGTFTGGLEYKYDQAKDAKPGFNAFIDQTVRIYGFYAQQEWQISPRLKFLGGLRADFHNLTEEDVHLNPRANILYSVSDNLQLRASYARGFRAQQYFTEDLHSNLAAGEVSFVRFAPDLTPETSHSFLMSADWSRSTLASDAGITVEGFYTRLNDPFVLEQASQEELDRLGITPSEGQFIYIKKNSPGADVYGMNLEVKYAPNEKWIMQMGGTVQYSAYDEPVNWTEDESAITDKANRFFKSPNVYGNFVLTYAPVEKWQNNLSGVYTGSMYVPHLAGFIETNRLEKTGDFFELNLKTGYTFDLDNDFQFQLNAGIQNVFNSYQDDFDRGPDRDANYIYGPSRPRTFFVGLKIGTGLL; translated from the coding sequence ATGAAATTCAACTACATTTTTATTATCCTTCTCAGCATAAATTTATGTCGGGCCGGTGTTCACAATGAAGCTGTCAAAGGAACGATAACCCACGAAGGAAGCCCTCTGAGTTATGTAAGCGTTTATCTGGAAGGCACAAAAGGCGGTACTACTACAGATGACACAGGCAGGTATGAGTTAAAGGCCCCTCCCGGAAAACATGTCATTGTAGCCCAGGCCCTCGGGTACAAAACCATAAAAAAAGAGATCACGCTCAACGAACACCAGATACTTACGGTCAATTTCGAATTACAGGAAGATGTTCTTGGCCTGGACCAGGTTGTGGTATCGGCTTCCAGGAACCGGCAAAACCGCAAAGAAGCCCCGGTAATTGTAAGCGTTACCAACGACAAAGTCCTCCAGGCCACACAGTCCGTATCCCTTTCCGAGGGACTTAATTTTCAACCCGGCCTTCGTATGGAAACCAACTGCCAGAACTGTGGTTATTCCCAGGTACGGATCAACGGGCTTAACGGGGCCTATTCACAAATACTCATTAACAGCAAGCCCACTTTCAGCGCACTGAACGGCGTCTATGGCCTGGACCAGATCCCGGCCAATATCATAGATCGCATCGAAGTAGTGCGGGGCGGCGGTTCGGCCCTCTACGGTTCCAATGCCATTGCCGGAACCATAAACATTATCACCAAAGAACCCACGGAAAACAGCTTCCAGGCAGGAAGCAACCTCGCCTTCATTGAAGGCGAATCTCCGGACAGGGCGGTTACCCTGAACGGTACATTGGTCTCTGACAATTACAAATCGGGAATAACCCTGTACGGCCTCTACCGCGACCGAGACCCCCATGACGTGGACGGCGACGGTTTTACGGAGATAACCACCATGCAAAACAATACCTTCGGATTCAACAGCTTTTACAAAACTTCCGAAAGGAGTAAACTTTCCCTGGATTTTTACACCATCAATGAATTCAGGCGTGGGGGAAACAACCTTTCCCTCCAGCCTTACGAATCGGATATCACGGAACAGATCGAATCGGATGTGGTTAGCGGCGGGCTTACTTACGAAGCCTACGGGGCCAATCTCAGGGACAAGTTTTCGGTCTACGCCACCACACAACAATCCAAAAACAAAAATTTTTACGGCGGAAAAGGGGAAACCCTCGAAGAAAGTACCAGGGGATTCGGGCATTCCAAAGACGTCACCTGGGTGTTCGGCTCCCAATACAGCCGGCATATGGATAAATTCCTCGGCGGGGAAGGCACCTTTACCGGAGGACTGGAATACAAATACGACCAGGCCAAAGACGCCAAACCGGGTTTTAATGCATTCATTGACCAGACCGTAAGGATATACGGCTTTTATGCCCAACAGGAATGGCAAATCAGCCCCAGGCTAAAATTCCTCGGCGGATTGCGGGCAGACTTCCATAACCTTACAGAAGAAGATGTACACCTCAATCCCAGGGCCAATATACTGTACAGCGTTTCCGATAATCTACAGTTAAGAGCAAGCTATGCACGCGGATTCAGGGCCCAGCAATATTTTACGGAAGATCTGCATTCCAATCTCGCCGCGGGTGAGGTTTCTTTTGTACGTTTTGCGCCGGACCTTACACCGGAGACTTCCCATAGCTTCCTCATGTCGGCCGACTGGAGCAGATCGACCCTTGCCAGCGATGCGGGAATCACCGTTGAAGGATTTTATACCCGTCTTAACGATCCCTTTGTACTTGAACAGGCTTCACAGGAAGAGCTTGACCGGCTTGGTATTACACCATCCGAAGGCCAGTTCATATACATCAAAAAGAACAGTCCCGGCGCGGATGTTTACGGGATGAACCTGGAAGTCAAATATGCACCGAACGAAAAATGGATCATGCAAATGGGAGGAACCGTGCAATATTCGGCATATGATGAACCCGTTAACTGGACGGAAGATGAAAGCGCCATTACCGATAAGGCCAACCGCTTTTTTAAATCTCCGAATGTGTATGGAAATTTTGTGCTTACATACGCCCCGGTAGAAAAATGGCAAAACAACCTCTCCGGAGTTTATACGGGCTCCATGTACGTGCCGCATTTAGCGGGATTTATAGAAACCAACAGGCTGGAAAAAACCGGGGACTTTTTTGAACTCAACCTGAAGACGGGGTATACTTTTGACCTTGATAACGATTTTCAGTTCCAGCTCAATGCCGGGATACAAAACGTGTTTAACAGTTACCAGGATGATTTTGACCGCGGGCCCGACCGGGATGCCAATTATATTTACGGCCCTTCCCGTCCCAGGACTTTTTTCGTAGGGTTAAAAATAGGCACCGGATTGCTTTAA
- a CDS encoding efflux RND transporter periplasmic adaptor subunit, with protein sequence MKKLYIPVLSIALLASCGGGGGKKSVESIIEGGSLQEMKTKRGELVIQRDELSGQLTRLDEAISKLDTLHKLTLVSTTRVKDTLFNHYIEVQGSVSTKQNIVINAEYNGILKEVYVKEGQAVRKGQLLAKIDDGGLSQQLAQLQVQANLARTTYERQKRLWDQNIGSEIQFLDAKTSYESQEKAIAQLKDQITRTTVTAPFSGTIDDVITDQGAVVAPGTALMRIVSLRNMYIEAEVPEKYLASIKKGTDVQIDFPVLGETVDAKVRQVGNYINPNNRSFKVEVDVPNESGDIKPNLTAKLKVNDYTSENAILIPQNIISENANGEQYVYLAENNGSKNEATAKRVIIKTGKTQGDIVEVLDGISDGDYLINEGARSVEEGQMVKIIK encoded by the coding sequence ATGAAAAAATTATATATCCCTGTCCTCAGTATTGCTCTTCTGGCCTCCTGCGGAGGCGGTGGCGGCAAAAAATCGGTAGAAAGTATTATTGAGGGCGGTTCCCTCCAGGAAATGAAGACCAAAAGAGGCGAACTGGTGATCCAACGGGACGAGCTCTCCGGCCAGTTGACCCGGCTGGACGAAGCCATCTCAAAACTCGATACTCTCCACAAACTGACACTGGTGTCTACCACACGAGTCAAAGACACCCTTTTTAACCACTATATCGAAGTACAGGGGAGTGTAAGCACCAAGCAGAATATTGTCATTAACGCCGAATACAACGGTATACTCAAGGAAGTTTATGTCAAAGAAGGACAGGCCGTAAGAAAAGGACAATTACTGGCCAAAATAGACGATGGCGGCCTTTCCCAGCAACTTGCCCAGCTGCAAGTTCAGGCCAACCTTGCCAGGACCACCTATGAGCGTCAAAAGCGCTTATGGGATCAGAACATTGGTTCGGAAATCCAGTTCCTGGATGCCAAAACATCATACGAATCGCAGGAAAAGGCCATTGCCCAGTTAAAGGACCAGATAACCAGGACTACCGTTACCGCTCCCTTTTCCGGCACCATAGACGATGTGATCACCGACCAGGGCGCTGTAGTAGCTCCCGGAACCGCACTGATGCGTATCGTAAGCCTCAGGAATATGTATATAGAGGCCGAAGTACCGGAAAAATACCTGGCAAGCATCAAAAAAGGGACCGATGTACAGATTGATTTTCCCGTACTGGGAGAAACCGTGGATGCCAAGGTAAGGCAGGTGGGCAACTACATAAACCCCAACAACCGCTCTTTTAAAGTTGAAGTTGATGTCCCCAACGAGTCGGGAGATATAAAGCCCAACCTTACGGCTAAACTAAAGGTAAATGATTATACCAGTGAAAATGCCATACTCATCCCGCAAAATATCATTTCGGAAAATGCCAACGGAGAACAATATGTCTATCTGGCCGAAAACAACGGTTCGAAAAATGAGGCCACGGCAAAAAGGGTCATCATAAAAACCGGGAAAACCCAGGGAGATATCGTAGAAGTGCTGGACGGTATATCAGACGGAGATTACCTCATCAATGAAGGTGCGAGAAGTGTGGAAGAAGGCCAGATGGTAAAAATTATAAAGTAG